A part of Apodemus sylvaticus chromosome 19, mApoSyl1.1, whole genome shotgun sequence genomic DNA contains:
- the LOC127670149 gene encoding paladin-like, with translation MKGQLHGYNCKEEFQIPDELLKAHYRMGGLSDATPEHYLVQVDRAISACAELHDLKEEVLKNLRKLEGFRPESREQECASQHAVQQRALWSLELYFYLILFNYYLHEQHPLAFALSFSRWLCTHPELYRLLVALNSVGPLVPGHLIVKGSLEADDLVSLDALSTIREMDIANFRRVPRMPIYGTAQPSAKALGNILAYLSDTKRKLRQVVWINLREEVVLECDGHMHSLWPPGPALAPEQLETLEAQLKAHLSVPVPITKSPATPRFQKCLTTQEVFSQHQGASLGLTYCRIPLPDFCAPREEDFERLLEAMRAALSKDPGTGFVFSCLNGQGRTTTAMVVAVLACWHIGGCPEVGEEELVSVPDAKFTKGEFQVVMKVVQLLPDGHHVKKEVDAALDTVSETMTPMHYHLREIIISTYRQAKATKETQEAQRLHLRNLQYLERYIYLILFNAYLRLEKASSWQRPFSTWMQEVATRAGIYEILNQLGFPELENMDNQPLSRLHYRWQEQSRDPEPCDLGDFL, from the exons ATGAAGGGGCAGCTGCATGG GTACAACTGCAAGGAGGAGTTCCAGATCCCCGATGAGCTTCTCAAGGCCCATTACAGGATGGGTGGGCTCTCAGATGCCACTCCCGAGCATTACCTGGTACAG GTGGATCGAGCCATCAGCGCCTGTGCAGAGTTGCATGACCTGAAGGAAGAGGTTCTTAAGAACCTGAGGAAGCTGGAGGGCTTCAGGCCAGAGAGCCGGGAGCAG GAGTGTGCTAGTCAGCATGCTGTCCAGCAGAGGGCGCTGTGGAGTCTGGAGCTGTACTTCTATCTGATCCTATTTAACTACTATCTGCATGAACAG CACCCCCTGGCCTTTGCCCTTAGTTTCAGTCGATGGCTGTGCACCCATCCTGAGCTGTATCGTCTGCTGGTGGCGCTGAATTCAGTGGGGCCCTTGGTCCCCGGGCACCTCATCGTCAAGGGCTCCCTG GAAGCAGATGACCTGGTTTCCCTGGATGCGCTCAGCACCATCAGAGAGATGGACATAGCCAACTTCCGGCGTGTACCACGTATGCCTATTTATGGCACCGCCCAGCCCAGTGCCAAG GCCCTAGGCAACATCCTGGCCTACCTGTCTGACACCAAGAGGAAGCTGCGCCAGGTGGTCTGGATCAACCTGAGGGAGGAGGTTGTGTTGGAGTGTGATGGTCACATGCACAGCCTGTGGCCCCCGGGACCCGCGCTGGCCCCCGAGCAGCTGGAG ACTCTGGAGGCCCAGCTGAAGGCCCACCTGAGCGTCCCTGTCCCCATCACCAAGAGCCCTGCCACCCCCAGGTTCCAGAAGTGCCTGACCACACAGGAGGTCTTCAGCCAGCACCAGGGGGCCAGCCTTGGCCTGACCTACTGCCGCATTCCCCTGCCGGACTTCTGCGCCCCTCGGGAGGAG GACTTTGAGCGGCTGCTTGAGGCCATGCGAGCTGCTCTCTCCAAGGACCCAGGCACAGGCTTTGTCTTCAGCTGCCTCAACGGCCAGGGCCGGACCACAACGGCCATGGTGGTGGCCGTGCTGGCCTGCTGGCAcattggg GGCTGTCccgaggtgggggaggaggagctaGTGAGTGTGCCGGATGCCAAGTTCACCAAGGGCGAGTTTCAG GTGGTGATGAAGGTGGTACAGCTGCTCCCCGATGGCCACCACGTGAAGAAGGAGGTGGATGCGGCGCTGGACACCGTCAGCGAGACCATGACACCAATGCACTACCACCTTCGGGAGATCATCATCTCCACCTACCGACAG GCAAAGGCCACCAAAGAGACACAGGAGGCTCAGAGGTTGCACCTGCGGAACCTGCAATACCTGGAGCGCTACATCTACCTGATCCTCTTTAACGCCTACCTTCGCCTGGAGAAGGCCAGCTCCTGGCAGAGGCCTTTCAGCACCTGGATGCAGGAG